In Camelus dromedarius isolate mCamDro1 chromosome 4, mCamDro1.pat, whole genome shotgun sequence, the DNA window ACTATATGAAGAGAACAGAAGTATTGCAGCTCACCTGAATGCTGATCGGCAGCCCCAGTCCTCCCTGATCTACTACTATCACAGTTACAATGGTCTGAATCACCAGGGCAATGAAGGTGTTGATTCCAAACACCAGGGCATAGCGTTCCACACTCAGGTTAACTGCGATCTGAAATCTGTCATGAAACATAGAAcaaggtttgttgttgttgttgttgttgttgtttttaagaagAAGATACATGGGATATCTTATCTTTAAAAGacagaaactgaagagaaagcaGTGTCTTGTTGAATATGGGATGCTATTTGATTTTAGATACTGTTTCAATAGTGAATTTTCATGGAAATGCCAGCAACATCCAACCTAAGGAGTTTTTTAGagagttattttttttattatccattTTAATGACAATTTCAAAGTTTAGTAGGTGGATTATTCTTTGGAAGATCCAGACCAAGACTGGTTGTACAACTGAGTGAATCTataattaatttatcttttataattaTATAGATTTTGAAATCTTATTACAAAACACTTATGAAAGACGCAAATATATGTTTTTGACAGTTCTTCCCTGGAATGCACGTAAAAGGCTTTGGGTTCGGAAGATTCttaagatgaaaagaaataatgtCATCCGaacttaacaaaagaaaaaaaaaacactcaagaTACATGAGTTTGATATATTAAACTGATACCTTTCagtgagaaaaatgaacttgTCACAGTTTCATCCTTCCTTTGTTTCATGATCTTTTCTCAGGATCTTTATACTTCTGTGTTTTGTCAATTACTTATCAAGcatattttttcagaaattaaaaccCAAAACTTGATAAAGCTTTGGCTCTACTTTCAAatgatctgaaattcaaatgtttcTTATCTCTTTTGGTTACAAAAGCACATTACCTATACTGAACTTTCTCTGTTCTTATATATGGaaccaaatgtttttaattattaaggaAAATGATCTCTGGGATTTTATAGTTTCTTGTAATCTTTGCATCTACTATTTTAAGTATCCGGTTTTTAACAACCCgctgcaaatattttgtttcataCAACAGTATGTGCTTGGAATTAACTCAAGCAGCCAAGTGAAATCAGAGATGAAATCTAAACTTAATCATGCAAAATCAAATTGTACCACACTGTGCAAATTGGCACACTgcttgaaataaaaatcacaaccTGACAATGTATGATTGCCTTTGCTTTCTGAACCTACAGAAATTgttttccctgatgactaatatTAGCAATATTCAGAGGACAGTTAAATGAAAAGACAGCTTAATTGTAACTAATTTAATATGAAGTAGTCAATATTTAATAAAGCAATTGAGTAAAATCCTTCCAAAGTTCTCAAAGGAACTATAGGAATACAGAAAAGAGAGTACGGTGTAGTTTTAGGAGTGGAAAGAAGTGGTTGGTACTACTCACACTGCTATGGTGATAAGAAGCATATAGCTCGTCTTGAAAATCAAATAGCCAGCATAGCACACCCATATGTTGGTCGTGTAATGCATGAGAAACAGGGCACCTGCATTGACAACTGAGAAGACGGCCAGAGCCAACTCTCCCAGAAGGTCCCAGTTGACTTTCACATAACCCACAGCAAAGGCAGCCACGGCCCCTGAAGAAGGAACATTAAGGAAGAGGTAACATATTGACGTTGCCCATGGGAAGCAGCAACGTGCTCTCCTAAGAACTCAGGTCTCAGGCAATTCTGAAAGATGAATATATTGCTTTCCCAATTCGTGAAAATAGCGTGATCCACCTAAATGGGGGTTTCTATCCTTTTCTCACTCATGTTTTCCTTTGGCTTCTCTCTTTACCTTCTGTTCTTTCATTCAGTTGgcacactttttgtttgtttgttttttttgtttgtttgttttttaaattttttattgaaatgtggttgatttacaatgttggtctcaggcatacagcaaagtgattcagttgtaaatatacatacatatgtatattttcttttcagattctcttccattatatgttattacaagaaattgaatatggttccctgtgctgtacagtagttccttgttcatctattttatacaaagaaaagcctttttctatttgattttgaGACACTTGCAGTTTTCTGGGATCAGAGCATTGTCCCTAGAGTAATAATCTTTTTGGATAAAGTCTTTCCTTATTTAAATctagctttgttttttgtttttttgtttatttttttttatgggacTGCagccataatttttattttttattttatttttttaattaaggtatagtcagtttataatgtgtcaatttctggtgtacagcataatagttcagtcatatatatatatacatatatatatatatatacatatatatatattccttttcatattattttttattataggttactacaagatattgagtacagttccttgtgctatacagtataaactcgtttatctattttatatatagtcgttagtatccgcaaatctcaaactcccaatttatcccttcccaccccttctcccctcttgtaatcataagtttgttttctatgtttgtgactctgtttctgttttgtaaataaattcgtcttttttttttttttttttttagattccacatataagtgatatcatatggtatttttctttgtctttctggcttacttcacttagagtgacaatctggtccatccatgttgctgcaaatggccttattttattattttttatggctgagtagtattccatcatgtgtatatgtgtgtgtgtatgtgtgtgtatcctacatcttctttatccagtcatctggtaCACTTTTAATTAGCATcaactatgtgccaaacactctTCTATGCAGAGGGTTCCTAACCATGACAGAGTGGTCAGAAATGGAACATAAACTCAGTCACTGCAAGGTGTTTAGCACAGGGATGGATAAGGATGAAACAACTGTTCTGGCAGGACACCTGGCCTGTCCACATTTacctttctttattgtttttctcagTGACAAGTAACAGAGGTGCACTGGGTAGTAACTTTTAGTCTTTATTGGTAATCTTTCTTAATCTTAATCTTATTTCTAATTCCATCTTAATGTTAGTCTTCAAGATCTTGCTTAATTTACTTGAAGTTTTGGGGAAACAACTTAAAGAATTTAAGAGACTGAATAATTGATAGTAATTAGGGTTAgtaattttagttcttttaacAAAGTGAGAGGCATTTATGTTTCAAATTACTGAGACTTGGTTAATTAACTTTTCCACACGTATTCTAGGCAGAAACCATTACTGCaaaaaaaatagttacttttcTTCCCAGCATTTGGAATGTAGGAGAAATAATTTCAGTGATCCAATTTCAGCACAGTCTTGGTTTCTAGGAATTAAAGTCTCCTAAAGGAGAGACAATAATAAAATGGATGCCACCTgagttttctgaaaatttttgtaaaagaggGTGTGGACATCTCCTGCTTCCTAGAAAATATCTTCAAAGTCTTAGTTgtatttaaatttccatttaccaggatacaaatatttattgtagaGTGAACTTCAAAGGCAGATTTCCCTCTGATATTATAATCCTGACTGCCACATTACTTCCACTTCTGATTTAAATCTCATAAGAAAGCTACTTTTAGAAATCTGTGGTGTGTAGCCTAGAACTGCTTAAAGATGGGCACTAGCTAACTGAAATCCTTTATTAACAAAAATTCTTCTAGTGATCATTTGGAAGTCTTCATAGCtcaattcattttctaaaagaatgaaaactccttatttacaaatgagatgcttattttccttttgatattAAAAACAATCCTGAAAGAACAGGGGCCATTATTCACAGTTTTCCTGATGATGAAATGGAATCTCAGGAATCTGGCTTGAATTGAATCATTTGGTGCTAATCCTGAGCTCTTGACTTACTAACTATAACATTAAATAGAAATGTCAtgttcctctttttatttttcccagtgcCTTCTAATCCTGAAAAAGATTAATATGCCTTCTGAACAGGGCTAATTTATCACCCTGGAGACATTTAGCAACTGGAGAAATGAACTTAATGGGGGTGGGGTAGCCCATCAAAGGAAGATAAATCAAAGTTTACTTACCGCCAAAGGTTGCAACAGCTTCTACAGCCCCATTATATATCGTAGAGCTCTGGGACGGTGCCTTGTAATCCCAAAGGACTTGAATATAGTTCAAAACCTGGTTAAAACCTGCTGTGGAAAAAGCCCACCACAGGGACCAGTAGAAAAGACGCTTTGAGGAGTAACACTCCTTCAAATCTCGTAACCACTGCACAAAAACTCTCAAAACGACATTTTCTGGCTTTGGGCTGCTCTGCTGGCCAATACCGGGGTTGCCTGAAATGGTGTACAGTTCTTGGCAGACTGGTTTGAGATCCTTCTGAGGTTCCTCTGAGACAACATCCCCTCCTGGTGGCTTTGGAGGGGCTTCCTTGCTGGGTTTGGCGTGAAAAAACATGCTCTTCTGAGGCATTGGTAGGAAAAGTGAGAAAAGGAAGGCCATGGAGACAGAGGCCAAGGATATGACATTGAGGTAGAAGTATGACAGGCTGGCCAGGGACACCAAGAGCTGGGCCAGCACGGAGGCCACCGTGTAGGCCACCAGCGTGGCGCTCCGGCAGCAGCCGCTCGCTTTCTGGTAGTGCTCCGGGCTGACCACGCTGTAGATGTAGGCGTAGTAGGCCACCTCGGTGGCAGTGACCATCCCGTAGAAGAACTCTACAACCTGCATGGTCCTCACTCCTTGGCCAAACAAGAGCAGCAGCCAGGTCGTGATGAAGCTAAGGCCTTGCAGGATGATGACCGGCTTGTAGCGGATGTAATCGGTGAGGATGAACACCGGGAGCAGCAGCACCAGGTAGGAATACGTCCACACGGGGAAGACCTCCTTTGTGAGCTGCAAAGTTGAAAAGTGGGTCGTGGACTGTGAGGCACCAGGAAGTGAGAAGGGTTTCCTTTCTCAGATACGCGTGTTACTAAGGTACATGCGGCTTACCCAACATCAAATTCTGCATCCAGTCAGATGTGGTATCCTTCATCTTATGAAGAGGCACAACAGAAAACTGATTTTCAAGGAAACTGCTAGGAAAGGAGAGCACCTTCCCCCATCACCCCAAAAAACCCCAATTTATAAACATACATGCCTCTCAGTTGAAGAATATCTTGGCTTAATGTGTAATCTGAACTATATTAAGTTTATTACAGTGTGTACTCCAGAGTCCAGGCATATCTCGTTTTATTGCATTTTGCTTCATTGCACCTTGCAGATACCGTGTTTGTTTACACGTTTGTGGCAACCTGTGTTGAGCAAGACTGCtgccatttttctaacagcatttgcttacttcatgtctctgtatcacttttggtaattcttgcaatatttcaaattttcccattgttattatatttgttatggtgatctgtgattgGTGATCTTTAATGTTACTACTGTAATTGTTCTGGCAATTTTTtagtgatatttaaaaaattaaggtatatactTTTTTAGTCATAAGGCTATTAAACACTTAATAGATTATAAtctagtgtaaacataacttttttatgcactgggaaaccaaaaaattcatgtgactcgctttattgcagCCGTCTGGAGCCAAActtgcaatatctctgaggtctgcctgtaaattagttaaaaattattattcaacaGACACATCTGGGTTTTTCAggctattaaaaattattattctcttCTTGTTTGAAGATTAACAACATTAGATAAAGCAGCTACCATGTTAGAAGAATCCAACACCTTTTATTGTGATGTGATTCATCATTATGTCAAAAATCTCAGCTCTCCCAAAGTCTGGATGAACACACACATGAAGACAGCAGAGAGTGAATCGTCTTGCAGAGTTACGCTGTGGGAACCAGCAATGCATTTCATCTCCTTCCTGGCCGAGTTTGCTGGGCTCCCAACCCACTTCCTCTCCAATTCTACTGATTAGTCTCCGCTTACTCAATTCTGGCCTCAGCTGAATATGGGTCATCTCATGGCTTTAGTCAGAAATGCACGGGACCTCAATGTTCATTCTTAGAAAGAAAGGACTGAGGAAGTTGCTGATCTTTGGGGCATGATGGGTCAGTTGCACTACACCTTGTTCTGTGCCTCCACTGCTTTTTCTGGCATCCTCAGTGGGTCCAAGTGTCAATGACAAGGGAAAGTTCAGTGGCTTGACAGGCGAGTGTGACTGAGCTGCACCTCTGAGGATGGGTACCTAACTGatccacagtggctgcattaTCCGGACCCTCTGGGTTCACTGGCTGATTCTGGACCCCCATCTGTCATTTGCTTTGTCTTAATAACGATATGCTGCCATCTGGGGAACTTTGAGATAGAGTCGCCCTGAAGTGATTTCACACTTCAGCAGAGTAAGTTTTCCCTCCTGTCCTCACCACCTCATCACCCAATAAACCAGCATCCCTGAGCCTTCCAGGTGAAGCCACACACGGTAGTGTCTTCTTAACTATGACTGGAGATTATGAAACCGAACCAGGGTAATTTTCCTGCTGGGTCAGTCCGTATTCCTGTTGCActtgtcataaaaaaaaaagaggtggatCTTTTAAGTAAGAGAATTGAGACTTCTGGGGAAGATAAAGCTGGGAGATAAAGCTGTTAATGTCTCACCTGCTAAGGAAGAGTTTTTCAAAACCAAGTGTCCTAAAGAAACACTATAATTCTTTAACAGAGTCTACTTATATTTCAGCAGCCTGAAAGTTTATTAGGACTAGATCCTGTGCCCagcaatgattttattttaggATTAGTATAACAGAATCAATGAAGACTTAAAATGTCCCCATGCATCAAGACTAATGTTAGGACTCgacaaaagtgaaaatatttattacacaGGTAATGGGTTTTGGTTTCCCATTTCTGCAAGTGTGAGGAAGAAAGACTAGCTTGAACGGttctataaaataacaaatatcatGAAAACAGAGCGTTCGTTGAAGTCAGTGTGTTAATCTTACTTCCAGCTGAATGAAGCCCTGACTCTATGTCCTTGTTCAAGTCCTGTTAAGATTAAACCACGttaagatatgtatgtatattaactTACCTCTGCACTGGTCAGGTTTTTATCTGGTCCAGATAAATACGGCATAAGGAAGGGTTCTGAGGGTCTCATTGTGGAGAAAAATCCAAACAGGCAGAGGATCACAGTGGGATAAATCCAGGAATGTCTCGGTGAAGCTTGGAAACAACTCATGGCTGgtcaaatggaaacaaaaccaaaattaacTGATGTTTATTCTTGTTGGCATCTTGGATGTCATGAGAAGttgatttctaaatgttttatggAAGGATAAAGTTTCATCCATCTGCAGCTGACATGAAAAAGTAAGGGATGGGTAACTCTCTCAAATATTCCCTAGGGGAACCAGTCAATCCTCCTTTGTCAACAAACTTCTTATTCATTATTGCTGGGGGGACAGTCCCACTTCTTTAGAGTTCTCCATCATAAACATGGTAATGAGTGCTACTACTAAATGGTAAATGATGGGCCAATGAATGCTTGAAAGTAAGCAAAACATTGGATAGTGAATTATTCGTGTACAGGCAGATCTCAGAGGTACTTGCAGATTTGGTTTCAGACAACTGCAACAAAGCAACTATCACAATatagcaagtcacacaaattatttagtttcccagtgcatataaaaattatgtttacactgtactgtcgtctattaagtgtgcaatggcATCATGTCTAACAAAGCaatatacataccttaattaaaagatACTTTACTGCAAAAAAAATGCTACCCATCATTTGAGTCTTCTGCGAgctgtaatctttttgcaattAATATCAAAGATCACTAAGCACAGATCACTATGACAAACacagtaaaaaatgaaaaagtttgaagtattgtgagaattaccaaaatgtgacacggagacatgaagtgagcaaatgctgttgggaaagtGGTGCTGACAGTCTTGCTCaaggcagggttgccacagactttcaatttgtaaagaacTCTGTATTTGCAAAGTGCACGAAAGCAAAGTGCAATAGAACAAGGTAGGCCTGTACATGACCTTCTAGGTCAAACTCAAGAGAACACAGACTGAGTTGCTCACAGCTTCTATTATCTGCCCCCTGTATTTTGCACTGAAACCTAGGACTCAGAAATATTAACACACTGAATGGCATGTGTTCATTTACACATTCATCCCTCCATTAGACTATGCCTTGCTTAGTGTTGTGCTTGACATATAATAGACATTTTCGTTGGGTGTCTCTCACCTGAGAATTCATaattcttcagttaaaaaaattaagctggaTAAAGATCTGACCTGCCCCCTTTTACATATTTCCCCCCTTTTCCATACTGGTGCCAACTCTCTCCTGGGAATGGAAGGCATCACTCCTTAGACTGTCATTCCACTTTTCTTCATGATGGGGCCCATTTCTCCTCTAAGTCTGTAGTTTTGTACCACTCGATGGGGCAGGTTGCTAATTAATAGTTAATACACAGTTTATACCTTTTTCCTCacccagaaatgaaattgcttgaaatttaaatttcagatcaaAAGTTCAGTGGAGGATCGCATTTGTCACTGcacagaaaaatgagaacaacAGTTTACTTTATGGTGGCCACATCTGGAAACATCTTGCTTTTTCATGTGGTTTACAAGGTGCAAAAGGAAAATTCACTCTCATTCCTTCTTATTTTGGATCAAGCTTTACTTTGCAAAGCAGACACATTTTTGGTGGTGTTGGATGTGGTTAAGTTCTCTGAGATCATTTATAGGAAAGAAACTAACCTGCTGTGGGTACGATGCTTTTCTGCACGTAACCTAATTAAATCCTCACAATTACtgtaatatatgtacatatgataTATTATGTGCATTACTTCCCCGAATTCCCAGGTGAGTATATGGGAAATCAAAGATGCCCAACAGCTGGGTTTAAACCACGTGgtcaagatttgaatccaggtctcccTGATGCCCATCAGGGTCCTCTCACCTGCTCCACTCAGCCTCATTCTGGTGGCCCTTCTTCCTCGGTGGCTCTTATTAACTTAATGACAACCTCTCCCCACAGTGAGGGAAGAAAGTGATTTTATAAGCACATTCACACTGAAGGTCAGGGCTTAAGACACAGAGCTTCCAGGGGCAATTGCAGTTTGAAAGAGGGCCACAGAGAGGGAAGAAGTTGCTCACCCCAGGAGAGCAAGTCACCCGGATGGGGTGGGAATTTTGCTAGGAgatggggaggtggtggtggtggggctaCTAGGTCGCACCACTGGTCTGGCACCCACCCTATCCTTTCACAAGGTGGCCCCAGACAGCTGCGTATTTCTGCTCTTAAGTTAAATAAAGtaagttctgtttctgtttaggtCAACAAAACCCTTGTGACGCTGCACAGAGACAATGGGAAGGAGGGTAGGGAACTGGATGACAGCACAAGACTGATGACACGAACGTTCTGCCACGAGCAGATTGGAGCTGATggtcctccagcccctccctcagcctAGAGGGCATGAGGTTTATCTTCTTCCTGAGTTGCTACCTGGGTTTGCTGGAACCTTCTTTCTCTGTGAGTAACGTTCTTGTAGAAGAGGCTATCCTGGGTAGGCAGTTACTAAAGCTTGGTCATCTTTCAAAGGGTGGTCTTAGTAGGGTAGCATCTGCTGATTCTCCATCTGGAACATTCTCTCCGTCTGTGCTGACCATGGATAGTGCGCTAACTCCGAGCTTGTCTGTGCATCTCAGAGACCTAGGGCGATGCCTGCGGTGGCTGGGCTGCTAGAGTCCCCTGGGCTACCTCTGTCTTCAGCAACTGTCTAACTGCTGTACAAGTGCTGCCCCTGGAGTAGGTGGGAAGGGCGAGCAGGAAAGGACAGAATATGCCCGGCTCGAGGGTGAGCAGGAGGGCAGGCTCTTTGGTCTGTCTGGCTCACTGCGCTACCCCTGTGCCTGGAAGAGTGCCCGACACACAGAAAGCCTCgtaggaggaagaggatggaagTCAAACCTCACCTCTGAGAAGCAGGAAAGCTCTGTCTCGGTCTCCTGAGTGCACTTCCTATAGCTTCAGGCAAAGGCCAGGGAGGTTTCCAACTCTACAAGTGCCCCGCATTCAGctgttcatttgtaaaacaggatAACTGTGCTACCCGCGTGTGTGGGGCTTTTGTGGGCTTGGGGTGCTCTGACACCTGGAGAGGACTTGGTGCCATGCTGGGCACAGAGCCGCTGATCAAACACACCtcactttccttccctctgctctctccatGTTGCAGGCCCCACTGTGATTCAGGCTTCGGGAGAACATGAGACCTCAGCTGAAAACAGCTGAGAAGTACCTGGGGGGCTCATCCTTGAGCCCTAGGATGCTgggcttccttctccctctcctttgtccagccccttcccctggaAACAAACACATGCCCCAAAGCTAGCTTTTCTgccagagaaaatgagagaaggcATCTAAACAAACATTAGCAGTCCTTTAACCCAGAAGGACCGCGCAGAGAAGTGGGAGTTTCCTGGTGTAGGGGCAGCAGGTGATCCTTTCGGAGACGGTGTCTCAGCTGGTGGCAATTCTCCAGCCTTCAGAGCCACAGCCACGGTCCCTGCCCGCTGCCTGATGGGAGACTCTGAGTCTCTCAGCTGCTAACGTCTGGCTGCTCCTCCGCCCCCCAGCAAGTCAGGGATTCCTTGCCAAGCACGTGGTTCACCCCATAGCCTGGTGGCTGACAGTTACCAGAGGGGtaggaggtgggtggagggataaatcgagagttcaagatttgcaaactgactactatatataaaacagataaacaacaaggtcctactatatagtacaggcaactagattcaatatcttgtattttatagcctataatgaaaaagaatttgaaaaggaatatgtatatagtatgtataactgaatcactatgctgtacaccagaaattaacacaacattgtaaacagactatacttaaaccaaaaagaaaattaaaagag includes these proteins:
- the SLC19A3 gene encoding thiamine transporter 2, whose translation is MSCFQASPRHSWIYPTVILCLFGFFSTMRPSEPFLMPYLSGPDKNLTSAELTKEVFPVWTYSYLVLLLPVFILTDYIRYKPVIILQGLSFITTWLLLLFGQGVRTMQVVEFFYGMVTATEVAYYAYIYSVVSPEHYQKASGCCRSATLVAYTVASVLAQLLVSLASLSYFYLNVISLASVSMAFLFSLFLPMPQKSMFFHAKPSKEAPPKPPGGDVVSEEPQKDLKPVCQELYTISGNPGIGQQSSPKPENVVLRVFVQWLRDLKECYSSKRLFYWSLWWAFSTAGFNQVLNYIQVLWDYKAPSQSSTIYNGAVEAVATFGGAVAAFAVGYVKVNWDLLGELALAVFSVVNAGALFLMHYTTNIWVCYAGYLIFKTSYMLLITIAVFQIAVNLSVERYALVFGINTFIALVIQTIVTVIVVDQGGLGLPISIQFLVYGSYFAVIAGIFLMRSTSIIYSAECQKKVLRSATSQTPDGPHPEEPRNVIMGTKL